A single genomic interval of Vulpes vulpes isolate BD-2025 chromosome 3, VulVul3, whole genome shotgun sequence harbors:
- the GDE1 gene encoding glycerophosphodiester phosphodiesterase 1 isoform X2, giving the protein MHDNTVDRTTDGTGRLCDLTFEQIRKLNPAANHRLRNDFPDEKIPTLREAVAECLNYNLTIFFDVKGHANMATDALKKIYLEFPQLYNNSIVCSFLPEVIYKMRQTDQNVITALTHRPWSLSHTGDGKPRYDTFWKQSMFVVMDILLDWSMHNILWYLCGISAFLIQKDFVSPDYLKKWSAKGIQVVGWTVNTFDEKSYYESHLGSSYITDSMLEDCASQF; this is encoded by the exons ATGCATGATAACACAGTCGATAGGACGACTGATGGCACTGGTCGATTGTGTGATTTGACATTTGAACAAATTAGGAAGCTTAATCCTGCAGCAAATCACAGGTTAAG GAATGATTTCCCTGATGAAAAGATCCCTACCCTGAGAGAAGCCGTTGCAGAGTGCCTAAACTATAACCTCACAATCTTCTTTGATGTCAAGGGCCATGCAAACATG GCTACTGATgctctaaagaaaatatatctgGAGTTTCCTCAACTATACAATAATAGTATCGTCTGTTCTTTCTTGCCAGAAGTTATCTATAAG ATGAGACAAACAGATCAGAATGTAATAACAGCATTAACTCATAGACCTTGGAGCCTTAGCCATACAGGAGATGGGAAGCCACGCTATGATACTTTCTGGAAACAGTCCATGTTTGTGGTAATGGACATTTTGCTCGATTGGAGCATGCATAATATCTTGTGGTACCTGTGTGGAATTTCAGCTTTCCTCATACAGAAGGATTTTGTATCCCC gGACTACTTGAAGAAGTGGTCAGCCAAAGGCATTCAGGTTGTTGGTTGGACTGTTAATACCTTTGATGAAAAAAGTTACTATGAATCACATCTTGGTTCCAGCTATATAACTGACAGCATGTTGGAAGACTGTGCATCTCAGTTCTAG